One Aneurinibacillus migulanus genomic region harbors:
- the mreD gene encoding rod shape-determining protein MreD: MFFLFLIEGTIAQVFAPEVWGLPWIVVPRFVLVGVVFIGLYAGRRKALYFGLFFGLLYDVVYTEVIGVYAFATAVLGYLAGLSSRYFHQSWFLVLVNVLLVVLVNEWLVYQVYHLFNRASMEALTLLLKEMVPTTVFNTLFAMLIFRPMSKLMNKSRINQEIA, from the coding sequence ATGTTTTTTTTGTTTCTGATCGAAGGCACGATTGCTCAGGTATTCGCCCCAGAAGTGTGGGGACTGCCCTGGATTGTCGTTCCCCGCTTCGTACTGGTGGGAGTCGTGTTCATCGGATTGTACGCCGGACGCAGAAAAGCCTTGTATTTTGGATTGTTCTTCGGACTATTATATGACGTAGTATATACGGAAGTAATTGGGGTGTATGCGTTCGCGACAGCGGTGCTGGGATACTTGGCTGGTCTTAGTTCACGGTATTTTCATCAGAGCTGGTTTCTCGTGCTGGTCAATGTGCTACTGGTAGTATTGGTCAACGAGTGGCTTGTCTATCAGGTATACCATTTGTTTAATAGAGCATCGATGGAGGCACTTACCTTGCTCTTGAAAGAAATGGTTCCGACTACGGTTTTCAATACGCTGTTCGCCATGCTTATCTTCCGTCCGATGAGCAAGCTCATGAATAAGTCAAGAATCAATCAGGAGATTGCGTAG